A part of Melittangium boletus DSM 14713 genomic DNA contains:
- a CDS encoding head protein gives MTIQERILRTQNLLGLAQENAQSQEEKDFLATAVDALWFIWRNGQMYEFEEYRRDQDADAPLRVIAAFDTEDEAHAWLKAQPRVPLLAKVLIADQYHVVMCSDDQQKRYLPPDLTIAYYIQELTRDGSPPATARFDTLEEARAWFNAQCAPLPWTVIQVGGAHYLAVHYRNIHHRALFPFSIVERLEKLTPSEP, from the coding sequence ATGACCATTCAAGAACGGATCCTGCGGACCCAGAACCTTCTGGGCCTGGCTCAAGAGAACGCCCAGTCCCAAGAGGAAAAAGACTTCCTGGCCACGGCGGTCGATGCGCTCTGGTTCATCTGGCGCAATGGGCAGATGTATGAGTTCGAGGAGTACCGCCGTGATCAAGACGCGGATGCTCCCCTGCGGGTCATCGCCGCGTTCGACACCGAGGACGAGGCGCACGCCTGGTTGAAGGCTCAGCCCCGGGTGCCGCTTCTGGCCAAGGTGTTGATCGCGGACCAGTACCACGTCGTCATGTGTTCGGATGACCAGCAGAAGCGGTATCTGCCGCCGGACCTCACCATCGCCTACTACATCCAGGAACTGACGCGCGATGGGTCGCCGCCCGCCACGGCCCGCTTCGACACGCTGGAGGAGGCGCGAGCCTGGTTCAACGCCCAGTGCGCCCCGCTCCCCTGGACCGTCATCCAGGTGGGAGGCGCGCACTACCTCGCGGTCCACTACCGCAACATCCACCACCGGGCTCTCTTCCCCTTCTCCATCGTCGAGAGGCTCGAGAAGCTGACGCCCTCGGAGCCCTGA
- a CDS encoding NADPH:quinone oxidoreductase family protein, giving the protein MRALRLERLEGPEGLLLTEVPEPEAGDQVLIDVRAAGVSFPDLLLSRGQYQMKPSLPFVPGVEVAGVVRHAPEGAAVKAGDRVMAFTLLGGWADVVAAAPGMTFPIPEGWSFEAAAGTVMNYHTAHFALHRRGRLREGETVLVHGAAGGVGTASLQVARGAGARVLAVVSSEEKAEVARSAGADRAFLSTSGDWVSQVKEATGGRGVDVVLDPVGGDIFDLSLKCLAPEGRLLVVGFAGGRIPEVKVNRLLLKNVDVVGVAWGSFLLHEPGITAEISRALASLAEKGFVEPVVGPVFPLEQAAQALRALESRTAVGKVVLRVR; this is encoded by the coding sequence ATGCGCGCGTTGCGATTGGAGCGGTTGGAGGGTCCCGAGGGGTTGCTGCTCACGGAGGTGCCGGAGCCCGAGGCGGGCGATCAGGTGCTCATCGACGTGAGGGCCGCGGGCGTGAGCTTTCCGGATCTGCTGCTCAGCCGGGGCCAGTACCAGATGAAGCCCTCGCTGCCCTTCGTGCCCGGTGTGGAGGTCGCGGGCGTGGTGCGCCATGCGCCGGAGGGCGCGGCGGTGAAGGCGGGAGACCGGGTGATGGCCTTCACCCTGCTGGGGGGTTGGGCGGACGTGGTGGCCGCCGCGCCCGGCATGACGTTTCCCATCCCCGAGGGCTGGAGCTTCGAGGCCGCCGCGGGCACGGTGATGAACTACCACACGGCCCACTTCGCGCTGCACCGCCGGGGCCGGTTGCGCGAGGGCGAGACGGTGCTCGTGCATGGCGCCGCGGGAGGCGTGGGCACGGCGAGCCTGCAGGTGGCGCGAGGCGCGGGCGCGCGCGTGCTCGCGGTGGTGAGCAGCGAGGAGAAGGCCGAGGTGGCGCGCAGCGCGGGCGCGGACCGGGCGTTCCTGTCCACCTCCGGGGATTGGGTTTCCCAGGTGAAGGAGGCGACCGGAGGCCGGGGCGTGGACGTGGTGCTGGATCCCGTGGGCGGCGACATCTTCGACCTGAGCCTCAAGTGTCTGGCGCCCGAGGGCCGCCTGCTCGTGGTGGGCTTCGCGGGCGGACGGATTCCCGAGGTGAAGGTGAACCGGCTGTTGCTCAAGAACGTGGACGTGGTGGGCGTGGCCTGGGGCTCTTTCCTGCTGCACGAGCCCGGCATCACGGCGGAGATCTCCCGCGCGTTGGCCTCGCTGGCGGAGAAGGGCTTCGTCGAGCCGGTGGTGGGCCCCGTCTTCCCCCTGGAGCAGGCCGCCCAGGCGCTGCGCGCGCTCGAGTCACGCACGGCCGTGGGCAAGGTGGTGTTGCGCGTGCGATGA
- a CDS encoding ATP-binding protein: MTIRAKVLLFAAVAVVLVCVMGLFLFGAARQGQRLRQQLVAIQEQIDGYTRLHSVAWPFLNQLAQARQAQMDTALVSQELARRVDLEMVRLADSSLRQGRDAGDMRTLEQERWEQREVRAALLRWSALAERRVNELPANVSVAPNVEWLLYSEFEQTVGQLIHEVQEEARYELELLEQRLDAGVFVGEWVALCFPVLCLVLVVFLVLAILTPLRHSLQGLTEAAERIGHGDFDVHTNVSSPDELGTLARAIDRMARELRESLEEKQRLSRAEAEASEREAARYHALLEDTVRTRTTELAEANTRLRDSLQQLQSTQEQLLSADRLASVGRLAAGVGHEINNPLAYILSNLRYVHQELGELTGAPSEEARQEMIAALAEASEGAERVRLIVQDLKTLSRPDEVALGPVNVADVVRSSAKMARHETRDKARLVEVCEGVPPVHANAARLGQVFLNLFINAAHAIAPGRVQDNEIRVHASLSAPGLVTVEVSDTGAGIPPEYLRRIFDPFFTTKPVGMGTGLGLSVCHRIITSLGGDIRVESAPGQGTRFFITLRVAEGSSGSTESAA; the protein is encoded by the coding sequence ATGACGATTCGCGCCAAGGTGTTGTTGTTCGCGGCGGTCGCCGTCGTGCTCGTGTGCGTCATGGGCCTGTTCCTCTTTGGCGCCGCCCGGCAGGGCCAGCGGCTGCGCCAGCAGTTGGTGGCCATCCAGGAGCAGATCGACGGCTACACGCGCCTGCACTCGGTCGCCTGGCCCTTCCTCAATCAGCTCGCGCAGGCGCGTCAGGCCCAGATGGACACCGCGCTCGTGTCCCAGGAGCTGGCGCGGCGGGTGGACCTGGAGATGGTGCGGCTGGCCGACAGCAGCCTGCGGCAGGGCAGGGACGCGGGGGATATGCGCACCCTGGAGCAGGAGCGATGGGAGCAGCGCGAGGTGCGTGCCGCCCTGTTGCGCTGGTCCGCGTTGGCGGAGCGGCGGGTGAATGAGCTGCCCGCCAACGTGTCCGTGGCGCCCAACGTGGAATGGCTCCTGTACTCGGAGTTCGAGCAGACGGTGGGCCAGCTCATCCATGAGGTGCAGGAGGAGGCGCGCTACGAGCTGGAGCTGCTGGAGCAGCGCCTGGACGCGGGCGTGTTCGTGGGCGAGTGGGTCGCGCTGTGTTTTCCCGTGCTCTGCCTCGTGCTCGTGGTGTTCCTCGTCCTGGCCATCCTCACGCCCCTGCGCCACTCGCTCCAGGGGCTCACCGAGGCGGCGGAGCGCATCGGGCATGGCGACTTCGACGTGCACACGAACGTCTCGTCCCCGGACGAGCTGGGCACCCTGGCGCGCGCCATCGACCGGATGGCGCGCGAGCTGCGCGAGTCCCTGGAGGAGAAGCAGCGGCTGAGCCGCGCCGAGGCCGAGGCCAGCGAGCGCGAGGCCGCGCGCTACCACGCGCTCCTGGAGGACACGGTGCGCACCCGCACCACCGAGCTCGCCGAGGCGAACACCCGCCTGCGCGACAGTCTCCAGCAGTTGCAGTCCACCCAGGAGCAGCTGCTGTCCGCGGACAGGCTCGCCTCGGTGGGGCGGCTCGCCGCGGGCGTGGGCCATGAAATCAACAACCCCCTGGCCTACATCCTCAGCAACCTGCGCTACGTGCACCAGGAGCTCGGCGAGCTGACGGGCGCGCCGAGCGAGGAGGCGCGCCAGGAGATGATCGCGGCGCTCGCCGAGGCGAGCGAGGGGGCCGAGCGCGTGCGCCTCATCGTGCAGGACTTGAAGACGCTGTCGCGCCCGGACGAGGTGGCGCTCGGGCCGGTGAACGTGGCGGACGTGGTGCGCTCGTCCGCGAAGATGGCGCGGCACGAGACGCGGGACAAGGCCCGGTTGGTGGAGGTGTGCGAGGGCGTGCCTCCGGTGCACGCCAACGCCGCGCGCCTGGGCCAGGTCTTCCTCAACCTGTTCATCAACGCGGCGCACGCCATCGCGCCGGGGCGGGTGCAGGACAATGAAATCCGCGTGCACGCGAGTCTGTCCGCGCCGGGTCTGGTGACGGTGGAGGTGAGCGATACCGGGGCCGGCATTCCCCCCGAGTACCTGCGGCGCATCTTCGATCCGTTCTTCACCACCAAGCCCGTGGGCATGGGCACGGGGCTCGGGTTGTCGGTGTGCCACCGCATCATCACCTCGCTCGGCGGCGACATCCGCGTGGAGAGCGCGCCGGGCCAGGGCACCCGCTTCTTCATCACCCTGCGCGTGGCCGAGGGCTCCTCGGGCTCCACCGAGTCGGCGGCCTGA
- a CDS encoding long-chain fatty acid--CoA ligase, with amino-acid sequence MLTGRMMDFPLTLTHFLDRARTYFGQSEIVSRQPDRSLHRYTYADFSRRARQLAEALTRLGVKPGDRVASLCWNHYRHLELYFAVPAMGAVLHTLNLRLHPNDLGYIARHAEDRFIVVDRSLLPLLEKFIGSVPSVAHIIVVPDDGPAPEGRLDYERLLAAEPGTFVFPPLEERSAAMLCYTSGTTGNPKGVLYTHRSIVLHTLAECMADTFGIGEADAVMPVVPMFHAAAWGMPFAGFFTGSKIVLPGPHLEPTSLLDLMAAERVTLAAGVPTIWLGILALLDQEPSRWDLKSVRGMLIGGSAAPQAMIEGFQNRHGLAVTHAWGMTELQPVGTIARPRHSHQGKSPAERFALRATQGYALPFVEVRHVSDSGEVLPWDGTTMGELEVRGPWVASSYYGDEGADRFTPDGWFKTGDVVTLDAEGFVRITDRSKDVIKSGGEWISSVALENALMAHPAVLEAAVFAAKDTKWDERPLAAVVLKPGQSATREQLAAHLETHFAKWWLPEDYVFLAQIPRTSTGKFLKTKLREDHGDHLLKRANKER; translated from the coding sequence ATGCTCACCGGACGCATGATGGACTTCCCGCTCACGCTGACCCACTTCCTCGATCGGGCCCGGACCTATTTCGGCCAGTCGGAGATCGTCAGCCGGCAGCCGGACAGGTCGCTGCATCGCTACACCTATGCCGACTTCTCGCGCCGCGCGCGTCAGCTCGCCGAGGCCCTGACCCGTCTGGGCGTGAAGCCGGGCGATCGCGTCGCCTCGCTGTGTTGGAACCACTACCGCCACCTGGAGCTGTACTTCGCCGTGCCCGCGATGGGCGCGGTCCTCCACACGCTCAACCTCCGGCTCCATCCCAACGATCTCGGCTACATCGCGCGCCACGCCGAGGACCGGTTCATCGTGGTGGATCGCTCGCTCTTGCCCCTGCTCGAGAAGTTCATCGGCTCCGTGCCGAGCGTCGCGCACATCATCGTCGTTCCGGATGATGGCCCCGCGCCCGAGGGACGGCTGGACTACGAGCGGCTGCTCGCCGCCGAGCCGGGCACCTTCGTCTTTCCCCCGCTCGAGGAGCGCTCCGCGGCGATGCTCTGCTACACCTCGGGCACCACGGGCAACCCCAAGGGCGTGCTCTATACCCACCGCTCCATCGTGTTGCACACGCTCGCCGAGTGCATGGCCGACACCTTCGGCATCGGCGAGGCGGATGCCGTGATGCCCGTGGTTCCCATGTTCCATGCCGCCGCCTGGGGCATGCCCTTCGCTGGTTTCTTCACGGGCTCGAAGATCGTCCTCCCCGGGCCGCATCTGGAGCCCACGTCCCTGCTGGACCTCATGGCGGCCGAGCGCGTCACCCTGGCCGCCGGCGTGCCCACCATCTGGCTGGGCATCCTCGCCTTGCTCGATCAGGAGCCCTCGCGCTGGGATTTGAAGAGCGTGAGGGGCATGTTGATCGGTGGTTCGGCGGCCCCCCAGGCGATGATCGAGGGCTTCCAGAACCGCCATGGTCTCGCCGTGACCCACGCCTGGGGCATGACGGAGCTCCAGCCCGTGGGGACGATCGCGAGGCCCCGGCACTCGCACCAGGGCAAGAGCCCCGCCGAACGCTTCGCCCTGCGCGCCACTCAGGGCTACGCGCTGCCCTTCGTCGAGGTGCGCCACGTGAGCGACTCGGGCGAGGTGCTGCCCTGGGATGGCACCACCATGGGCGAGTTGGAGGTGCGCGGACCCTGGGTGGCCTCCTCGTACTACGGAGACGAGGGCGCGGACCGCTTCACGCCGGATGGATGGTTCAAGACGGGAGACGTCGTCACGCTCGACGCGGAGGGGTTCGTGCGCATCACCGACCGCTCCAAGGACGTCATCAAGTCCGGCGGCGAGTGGATCAGCTCCGTGGCCCTGGAGAACGCGCTCATGGCGCACCCGGCGGTGCTGGAGGCGGCCGTGTTCGCCGCGAAGGACACCAAATGGGACGAGCGTCCGCTGGCCGCCGTGGTGCTCAAGCCGGGCCAGTCCGCGACCCGGGAGCAGCTCGCCGCGCACCTGGAGACGCACTTCGCCAAGTGGTGGCTGCCGGAGGACTACGTCTTCCTGGCGCAGATTCCCCGCACCTCCACGGGCAAGTTCCTCAAGACGAAGCTGCGCGAGGACCACGGTGATCACCTGCTCAAGCGGGCGAACAAGGAGCGTTGA
- a CDS encoding GNAT family N-acetyltransferase, translating to MSPHRWEGVVIREARPEDDAAVGELLVESFITQYAQKLPEVRYDETRKRELRDVARRRAVGRVLVAELVGRVVGTVSLWPPGAPGSEAWIPGAADLRQLATAVDFHGQGLSGPLLDAAERLAREWSVPAICLHVRQGAVGVARMYERRGFVREPTGDLALPTLFLEAYVLRFPA from the coding sequence ATGAGTCCACACAGGTGGGAGGGGGTCGTCATCCGCGAGGCGCGACCCGAGGATGACGCCGCCGTGGGCGAGCTGCTGGTGGAGTCGTTCATCACCCAGTACGCCCAGAAGCTGCCAGAGGTGCGCTATGACGAGACGCGCAAGCGCGAGCTTCGGGATGTGGCGCGTCGGCGCGCCGTGGGCCGGGTGCTGGTGGCCGAGCTGGTGGGGCGCGTGGTGGGCACCGTGTCCCTGTGGCCCCCGGGCGCGCCGGGTTCCGAGGCCTGGATACCGGGCGCGGCGGATCTCCGGCAGCTGGCCACGGCGGTGGATTTCCATGGACAGGGGCTGTCCGGACCCCTGCTGGACGCGGCCGAGCGGCTCGCGCGTGAGTGGTCCGTGCCCGCCATCTGCTTGCATGTGCGCCAGGGGGCGGTGGGGGTGGCGCGCATGTACGAGCGCCGGGGCTTCGTGCGCGAGCCCACGGGAGACCTGGCCCTGCCCACCCTCTTCCTCGAAGCCTATGTGCTGCGTTTCCCCGCGTGA
- a CDS encoding helix-turn-helix domain-containing protein, with protein sequence MPQVHRTQAQLAVYLGRAAREARNRIGLTQEEVAERVGVATEVYGRVERGHLLPSVPTLMRLSRALSLDANDLLGFTTTRPPSWLVPQEAPAEDEPPALRRLLRVARRLSPRQLTLLGATANALARAQEARPRRASRRPRESQEA encoded by the coding sequence ATGCCCCAGGTTCACAGAACGCAAGCCCAGCTGGCCGTCTACCTCGGACGGGCGGCCCGTGAGGCACGCAACCGGATCGGGTTGACCCAGGAGGAAGTGGCCGAGCGCGTCGGCGTGGCCACGGAAGTCTACGGCCGCGTCGAGCGCGGCCACCTGTTGCCCAGCGTGCCCACGTTGATGCGGCTCAGCCGCGCCCTGTCGCTCGACGCCAATGATCTCCTGGGCTTCACCACCACACGGCCTCCCTCCTGGCTCGTGCCGCAAGAGGCGCCTGCGGAGGATGAGCCTCCGGCGTTGCGCCGTCTGCTGCGCGTGGCGCGTCGGCTCTCGCCCCGGCAACTCACGCTGCTGGGCGCCACGGCCAACGCCCTGGCGCGTGCCCAGGAGGCTCGTCCCCGCCGCGCGTCGCGGCGCCCTCGCGAAAGCCAGGAGGCGTGA
- a CDS encoding SAF domain-containing protein, translated as MVENTKSRGRPGFFLGLGLGVVLTFLVAFMLAFFWVKQKEHQVRRGWNLVPVVSLAEDVPAGTVLTYDHISQRSFPEQFVTASVIKPADAATAVGKRLIAPMRRGEMLLHTSLWQGTEQDLTACRERNVAPEKDPAPQP; from the coding sequence ATGGTTGAGAACACGAAGTCGCGCGGCCGCCCGGGATTCTTCCTGGGCCTTGGCCTGGGCGTGGTGTTGACGTTCCTGGTGGCCTTCATGCTGGCGTTCTTCTGGGTGAAGCAGAAGGAGCATCAGGTCCGCCGGGGTTGGAACCTCGTCCCCGTCGTCAGCCTGGCCGAGGATGTGCCCGCGGGCACGGTGCTGACGTACGACCACATCTCCCAGCGCTCCTTTCCGGAACAGTTCGTCACCGCCTCCGTCATCAAACCCGCGGACGCCGCCACGGCGGTGGGCAAACGGCTCATCGCCCCCATGCGCAGGGGGGAGATGCTCCTGCACACCTCCCTGTGGCAAGGCACCGAGCAGGATCTGACGGCCTGCCGCGAACGGAACGTGGCGCCCGAGAAGGACCCGGCTCCCCAACCCTGA
- a CDS encoding helix-turn-helix domain-containing protein, giving the protein MDSESLSSEQLQRLLGEVARSARARLGLTQAQVALRVGLVPNVYGRIERGGMMPAVPTLRRLARVLELSTDALLLLREEDVAASVHHPLPEVELSGDLRQLMVLVRGWRPAKVKQLLRVLRLLEAPLKEV; this is encoded by the coding sequence GTGGACTCCGAATCCCTATCGTCCGAACAGCTCCAGCGTCTGTTGGGGGAGGTGGCTCGCTCGGCCCGGGCGCGCCTGGGCCTCACCCAGGCCCAGGTCGCGCTGCGCGTCGGGCTCGTGCCCAATGTCTACGGCCGCATCGAGCGCGGCGGCATGATGCCCGCCGTCCCCACGTTGCGGAGACTCGCGCGCGTGCTCGAGCTCTCCACGGACGCGTTGCTCCTGTTGCGCGAGGAGGACGTGGCCGCCTCCGTCCACCATCCGCTTCCCGAGGTCGAGCTCTCCGGTGACTTGCGGCAGCTCATGGTCCTGGTGCGGGGGTGGCGCCCCGCGAAGGTGAAGCAGTTGCTCCGGGTGCTCAGGTTGCTGGAGGCCCCGCTCAAGGAGGTGTGA